The following are encoded together in the Lathyrus oleraceus cultivar Zhongwan6 chromosome 3, CAAS_Psat_ZW6_1.0, whole genome shotgun sequence genome:
- the LOC127131313 gene encoding uncharacterized protein LOC127131313 — protein MTEGLLTLRELKPAVFPYPPGYDANAHCEFHMGAPGHTLENCFAFQNRVQDLIEAKVVTFTPRRPNVNTNRMPTHGDASVSAIEESDQGELILKVEEIQTPITMIGAQLLKSGLVPEELVNDENDKGLRNFIQQMLDRGELQINRRVKNKGEEEIAVMVDILYDEVNVDIPFDEVNVDIPFDEVNVAIPYDEVNVEIPINPLVIEFPAPFAYKDEKAVPWIYHPRAFKQGQEDRPVVINEPNVTSIVGPAGMMRSGRVFAPRAVDASTKAKGKEVATPVQIPVPSREMQEMHLSPKAAVTREEVEEFLRIIKKSDYKVVDQLNQTPSKISMLSLLLNSEAHRNSLLKVLSVAHITKDITIEQFDDVIACVTTGNFLGFNDDELPVEGKNHNKALHISLKCIDTILSRVLVDTGSSLNVMPKTTLIKLPMEGMNMKPSTLIVKAFDGSRRAVIGEVDLPIKIGPTFFNITFQVDGEITKTPFQSLEVVNMMAVQQTLETPKSGPSMASWQGAKAVMESESAQDWGKVVEVNQKRDSLG, from the exons atgacagagGGCCTTCTGACATTGAGGGAGCTGAAACCGGCTGTTTTTCCATATCCACCAGGATATGATGCTAACGCCCATTGTGAATTTCACATGGGAGCGCCCGGCCATACTCTGGAGAATTGTTTTGCATTCCAAAATAGGGTACAAGACCTGATTGAAGCAAAAGTTGTTACTTTCACTCCAAGACGCCCGAACGTGAACACTAATCGCATGCCAACACATGGAGATGCTTccgtcagtgccattgaggagagtgatcAGGGAGAACTGATTCttaaggttgaagagattcaaactCCTATCACCATGATAGGGGCACAACTGCTAAAAAGTGGTCTAGTCCCAGAGGAGCTAGTCAATGATGAGAATGATAAAGGGTTGAGgaattttatacaacaaatgctgGATCGAGGCGAATTACAGATAAATCGCCGTGTTAAGAACAAGGGAGAGGAGGAGATAGCCGTCATGGTGGACATCCTCTATGATGAGGTTAACGTGGACATCCCTTTTGATGAGGTTAACGTGGACATCCCTTTTGATGAGGTTAATGTGGCCATCCCTTATGATGAGGTTAATGTGGAAATCCCTATAAACCCATTGGTGATAGAGTTTCCAGCACCGTTCGCGTATAAGGATGAGAAGGCGGTACCGTGGATATATCATcccagagcttttaagcaagGGCAGGAAGACCGACCCGTAGTAATCAATGAACCAAACGTTACCTCAATTGTGGGGCCAGCCGGAATGATGCGCAGTGGCCGAGTGTTCGCGCCAAGGGCTGTTGATGCTTCTACAAAAGCCAAAGGGAAAGAAGTTGCTACTCCTGTCCAAATCCCTGTCCCTAGTCGAGAAATGCAAGAAATGCATTTGTCGCCTAAAGCTGCGGTCACTCGTGAGGAGGTTGAGGAATTTCTAaggataatcaagaaaagtgattataaagTGGTGGACCAACTGAATCAAACACCTTCAAAAATCTCCATGTTATCTCTGTTGCTCAACTCAGAAGCACACAGGAATTCTTTATTGAAAGTGTTAAGCGTAGCACATATCACGAAAGACATAACGATAGAACAGTTTGATGATGTGATAGCGTGTGTAACCACTGGAAATTTTTTGGGGTTTAACGATGATGAACTGCCAGTTgagggaaagaaccataacaaggccctaCATATCTCCTTGAAATGCATAGACACTATACTATCAAGGGTATTAGTAGACACGGGTTCCTCATTGAATGTCATGCCAAAAACCACTTTGATAAAGCTGCCGATGGAGGGGATGAATATGAAGCCCAGTACCCTAATTGTAAAAGCATTCGATGGCTCAAGACgagcagtgataggagaggttgacCTACCAATCAAAATAGGCCCAACTTTCTTCAATATCACATTCCAG gtggatggcgagataACCAAGACACCATTCCAGTCCTTGGAAGTGGTAAATATGATGGCTGTCCAACAGACATTGGAGACTCCGAAGTCAGGACCGTCCATGGCCTCGTGGCAAGGAGCTAAGGCTGTGATGGAAAGCGAAAGTGCTCAAGACTGGGGCAAAGTGGTGGAAGTGAACCAGAAGCGAGACAGTTTGGGTTAG